Within Azoarcus sp. DD4, the genomic segment TTCCACACCGTGCCGCCGCCACCGGCCTCCCAGTAGCGGCCGGCGGGGTCCCAGGTCTTGGCCGCCTTGGCCATCGACTCGTCCTCGAAGGGTTTGGACGGATCGCCCGGCACCGCGAACCAGCGCCAGGCCTGCTCGCCGGTCGCGGCGTCGTAGGCGGTGATGTAGCCGCGCACGCCGTACTCCGCGCCGCCGTTGCCGATGATGACCTTGTTCTTGATCACGCGCGGCGCCCCGGTAACGGTATAGGGCTTGCTGCGGTCGATGATGGTGTCCTTCTCCCACACCTTCTTCCCGCTGCGCGCGTCGAGCGCGATCAGCCGGCCATCGAGCGACCCGACGTAGACGCGGCCCTCATGCACCGCGACCCCGCGGTTCACCACGTCGCAGCAGGCGTTCTTGCCCACGGCACGCGGCACCTCGGGGTCGTAGGACCACAGGGCCTTGCCGGTGCGTACGTCGATCGCATGCACCACGCTCCAGGGCGCGGTCACGTACATCGTGCCGTCTACCACGATGGGCGTGGCCTCCACGCCGCGCGTCGAGCCGAGGTCGTAGGACCAGACCAGGCCGAGTTCCTTGACGTTGTCCGGCTTGATCTGCTTGAGCGGGCTGAAGCGGGTGCCGGCATCGTCGTAGCCGTGGGTGCGCCATTCCGCACCCTGCGGCGCCGCGCAGGTCAGACCTGCCAGCGCCAGCCAGCCCAGCCCCACTGCGACACGGACGCGGCGCCCCCGTCGGTGCGCGGCAGATGAAGCGCAGGTATCGATATGCAGTCGATTCACGGTGTCTCCTCGTTTTTTCTTGATTGTTCGGGGGCGAGGCCGCCCGCCTCGCGGCCGGCGCCCGCCCCGGTGCGGATCAAAAGACCTTGAGCAGTCTCAGGTTGAAGCGATTGTCTTCGCGCAGACCGCTGCGGACCGAAAGGTCGCGGCCGTAGTTGAACATCAGCTGGACCGAGGGCGTGACGAACCAGGCCGAACCGAGGGTGGCCTTGGTGGTTTCCAGGCGGTCGTGCTGATCCACGCCGGCGACGCGGGTCTCGCCGCCGAAGCTGTGCGACACACCGGCGCGCAGATCCAGACCGGGCGAGAGGTGATAGCGCAGGAAGCCCTGCACCTGGTAGGCCGGATCCTGCTTCATCGTGACGCCGGCGGCGCCGAACTTGTCGTTGTCGCCGTAGACGGTGACGTCGCCCACCAGATCGAGGGTAAAGTTCTCCGACAGCTTGGTGATGAAGCCGGCCTGCAGCGCGAACTTCCACCGGTTCTCACCGAGATTGAGCGCGTCCTTGCGGTCGTACTCGCCGGTCGGGAGGTAGAGGAAGGGCGTAATGCCGAAATAGGTGCCGCTGTCCGGCCGGTTCACCAGCCATACCGTCGCCGCCAGGATCAAGTCGCCGACACCGCTGGCGCTGCCCAACGGCGACAGGTCGTCCTTGCCCTCCAGCCGTCCGAAAGGCAGCAGGAACTGCGGATCGACGATGTAGCCGCCGATCTCGGTGAAGTGAACGCCGCGCAGGATGCCGACCTGCGAATCGAGCCCGGCATCGATCGGCACCCGTTTGCCGGAGGCGTAAAGCGCATCGCGCGTGGCCTGCTGGTAATAGACGAGCGCCAGATTGGTACCGGCCGGCAGCGCCGTGTAGTCACCCGCATCGACATCGACCGCATGGGCCGGCCCCACCGCCGCCACTGCGAGCGCTGCCGCGGCGCCCAGCCGTCCGAGTGTCGATGCGCACTGTCGGCGGCCGACGGCCACCTCCCCTCTTCGCTTCATTGCCTTGTCTCCGTTAGTATGTTTTGACGGCAAATGCTTCATGGTGTCTGGATTGCATACCCGCGACGAAGCGGGCGCAGCCTCTATCGCAGGCACCGTGCCAGAAAACAAAAAACCATTAAAAAACATATGCCTGGATATACATCCGGGCACACCATGAAGGCACTGCGAACGGAAACCGTATCGTTCCTGGTCAACGCCGCGAGGCAACTGGATCGATACGAGCCGGCCGGTGCAGGAGGAGACATGAACCACCCCAGTTCGGACTTCGACCGCAGCATCCAGCACGCCCGCCGCCTGTTCCGCGAGGGCCGCGAGATCCCGTCCCCCATCGTCGCCGACGCCGTCCAGCGTTCCTGGCTGCGGTCGCGCGACTACGGCCTGGACGAAGACGCTCGCATCGTCTTCGAGCCGCTTTCCAGAACGCCGCTGCGCAATCTGGAAGAGGAGCACCGTCTGCTCGCCTGCCACGCCGAGCCCGAAATGCGGCGCCTGTTCGCGGCACTGGGCGGGGCGGACTGGATCGTCGCCTGCCTCGAAGCGCAGGGGCATGTCATCCGCGCGCTGGGCGGCGACCGGCCGGAACTGCGCGGCATCGCCACCGCGCTGCGGCCGGGCGTCAATCTGAACGAGCGTGTCGTCGGCACCAACGGCCCCGGCTGCGCGCTGGCCGAACAACGTGTGTCGGTGATCTGCGGCGCCGAACATTTCCTCGAGGAAATACGCAAGTTCAGTTGCGTGGCGGTGCCGATCTTCCATCCCGACGGCCGCCTGGCCGGTGCGCTCAACGCCTCCCGCAATCACGACGGCCGCCCGCTCGGCATCGTCGAACCCCTCGCGCTCGCGGCACGCGCGATCGAAAACAGCATGCTCGCCGGCATTCCGTCCGCCCATGTGCTGCACCTGCACTACAGCGCCGAAATGGTGCTGTCCGGCTTGGCTGGCCTGCTGGCGATCTCCGCAGAAGGCCGGCTGCTCGGCGCCACGCCCACCGCGCGGCAGTTGCTCGGTCTGGAAGCGGCAAGCGGACAAGCGGTCGAGACGCTGTTCGCCGAACCGCTCGGCCGCCTGCTCGACCGCCTGCGGCACGCCGGCGGCCGGCCTGAAGCGGTCCGCTGCAGCAACGGCATTGTCCTGTACGCCCGTTTGGAAGAGCCGGGTGGCGCGGTGCGCAGCCACGCAGCGCGCACGGCAGACGCCAAGGCGCCCGCCACGCTGCGGGCAATGTGCATCGATTCAGGCAGCGAACCGGCCATCCGGCAGGCGGAACGGGCCTTCGCGTGGGATCTGCCCATCCTGGTCAACGGCGAAACCGGCACCGGCAAGGAGATGCTGGCGCGCCACCTGCACGACAGCGGCCCGCGCAAGCGCGGCCCCTTCGTCGCGATCAACTGTTCGGCCATCCCCGCCGGCCTGATCGAATCCGAGCTCTTCGGCTACGAAGGCGGCGCCTTCACCGGTGCACGCCGCACCGGCATGGCCGGCCGCATCGAACAGGCCGACGGCGGGACGCTCTTCCTCGATGAAATCGGTGACATGCCGAAGGAACTGCAGGCCCGCCTGCTGCGCGTACTCCAGGAACGCAGCCTGACCCGGTTGGGCGGCAGCCGCGTACAACGCGTCGACTGCTCGCTGATCTGCGCCACCCACCGCGACCTTCGCACCCTCGTCGAACGTGGCGAGTTCCGCGAAGACCTTTACTACCGGATCAACGGGCTGCGGGTGGAACTGCCGCCGCTGCGCAAACGCGATGACTTCGACGCGCTGGTGGGCCACCTGATGCGCGCCGAGGCCGGCGGCCGTCCAGTACCCGCGCTCTCGCCCGGTGCGGCGGAAATGCTGCGGCGCCGCCACTGGCCGGGCAACATCCGCGAACTGCAGCAGGTACTGCGGCTGGGAATGGCGCTGGCCGAACACGAACGGATAGCGCCGGAGCACCTGCCGCGGGATCTCCTCCGCCCGGCACCGGCCGAGCGCGACGACGGTGTCGCGCCGCAGACGACGCTGGAACACGCGGAACTGGAAGCGATCCGCGGTGCGCTGGAACGGAATCGCCGCAATCTTTCCGCCACCGCACGCGAACTCGGGATAGCGCGCGCCACGCTCTACCGCAAGCTGCGGCATTTCGGCCTGATGACCGGCGACGAACACGAGCGCACGCGGCGGTGAAGCCCTGCGGCCGGAGCGGTCACCGTCTACTAGACTTCAACGACAAGCACGGGGCGCGGCCGCCAGACGCGGCAAACAGGGCCGGCCGCACCTGTCCTTAAATCCCGCACAACGAGGGAGAAGCCCGATGAAAGCCATCATCCTGGCCGCGGGAGCAGTGGCGCTCCTGTACGGCACGGCGGCAGTCGCTGCGGCCGGGAAACTCTCCGCCGCCGACGAGGCAGCCGCCTTCAAGGCCGCCGGCTTCAAACTCAAGGGCAAGCGCTGGCAGGCTTGCGACGACCCCACCCCGGGCTACAGCGCCGGCGTCATCGAAGACGTGCGCGACGCCAACGGCGACGGTCTCCCCGAGGCGGTGATCGCCGAAGGCGGCAGCTTCTGCTACGGCCACACCGGCTACGGCTACAGTCTTGTCAGCAAGCAGGCGGACGGTCGCTGGAAGCTCGTCAGCAACGGTACCGGCATCCTGCAGTTCCTCGACGCCAAAGGCGCTGGCGGCTGGCCGGACATCCAGATCGGTGGTCCGGGCTTCTGCTTCCCGGTGCTACGCTGGAACGGCCGCGCCTACGTGCAGCACCGCCATGAGTACGAGGGGAAGCCCTGCCGCAGCCGCTAAACGGCTCCGACACCATATTTCGCGGAGCTGCAGCGCCGGATTTCACACCCGGCACCGTTTCGGGCGGCCGGAAAACCGGGCGGATCGACTAAGATCCTGCCCCATGATGCTGAAGCGCATTTCCCACAGCCTGCTTACCCGCCTGATCTGTTTCGGTTTGCTGCTGGTCGTCCTGGGCGGAAGCGCTCGGTTCTATTTTCAGGCCAAGTTCCTCCGCGAGGATCTCACCCAACTGGTGTCGGCCCAGCAACTCGCCTTCGCCGAAGCCGTCGCCCAGGATATCGATTTCAAGTTGCAGGACAGGCTGCGGCTGCTCAACCGCCTGTCCGCCACCCTGCCCCAAAGACTGCTCGACCAGCCGGAGGCGCTGCAGTCCTGGCTGGCGGAGCGCTATCAGCTGAACCCGGTGTTCTCGCTCGGCATCATCGTTGCCGACTCCGCCGGCCGGGTACTCGCGGAATACCCCCCTTTCCCGGGACGCCTGGGTGCCTCCATCGCCGACAACCCGGACTTCATCCGCGCCGTTGGCGGCCAAGGCGGAATCGGCCGGCCTCAATTCGGCATCTTCACCAAACAGCCGCTCCTGCCGATCGGTGCGCCGCTCAGCGGCCGCGATGGGCGCGTGCGTGCCGTGCTGATCGGTCTCACCGAACTGTCGGCACCGGATTTCCTCGATCGCATTTCCGCCGGCCGCATCGGCGAGACCGGGGGCTTCCTGCTGGTGTCCCCCGCGGACCAGCTATTCGTCGCAGCCGGCCGGCCCGACATGATCATGAAGCCGACCCCGCCGGGCGGCGTTAACCCCCTGCACGACCGCGCCATGAAAGGCTTCCGCGGCAGCGGCATCACCACCAACGCGCAGGGCGTCGAGGAAGTGTCGGCCATCGCCAGCGTGCCCACCACCGGCTGGTTCGTCGTGGCGCGGTTACCGACGGCCGAGGCCTTCGCCCCGGTGCGGCGTGCGCAACAGGTCGTGATCCGCCACAGCTTCACCGCGATGCTCATCGTGCTGCTGGTGGCCGGCTTCATCATCCGCCGGATGCTGGGTCCGCTGCACCGCGCCGCCCATCTCGCCGACCGCATGACCCACGGCGAGATTCCGCTGGCACCGCTGCCGGTGGTGCGCGACGACGAGGTCGGCCACCTCACCCGCGCCTTCAACCAGCTGTTGTCCAAGCTGAGCCGCAGCCAGGCCGAGCTGCAGCGGATGGCCCACCACGACGAACTCACCGGCCTGCCCAACCGCGTGCTGCTCGCCGACCGCATGCAGCAGGGCCTGGCGCGGGCGCGGCGCAAGGGCACCCGCATTGCCGTCCTCTACCTCGATCTGGACGGTTTCAAGCCGATCAACGACGAACTCGGGCACGAGGCGGGCGACCTGGCTTTGCAGGAAGTGTCACAGCGACTGACGGGCGTGCTGCGCCAGAGCGATACCCTGGCCCGCGTTGGCGGCGACGAATTCGTCTTGCTGGTCACCGACCTAGCCGACGGCGAACTCGACGGCGTGGCCGAGCTCGCGCGCCGGTGCATCGACACCCTTTCACCGCCGCTGCTACTCAAGGGCAGCCTGCGCATGCTGGGCGTATCGATCGGCATCGCATTCAGCGAGGGCGAGGACGACGCCGACCGCCTGTTGCTGGCGGCGGACGAGGCCATGTACGCGGCAAAGAAAGACGGCCGCGGTCGCTACACGATTGCGCCGATGCGCGCGGACAGGCCCGCCCTTGCATCGGTCCTGGCAGTGGGCGCGGCCGCTCCTTCTGCCGTCCCCGAGCCGCAGACGTCAGGCAACTGAGGCCCTTCACGCCGGCGGTGACGGCAGCGCAGGCCGTCGCCGTCCACTATGCTGTCTGTAGTCTCACGCAAGCGCTTCGTACCAGCCCGCCGGAGGACGTGCCATGACCATACAGCTCGACCACGTCATCGTGCCCTCGCACACCCGGGACGCTTCGGCCAGACGCCTGGCCGAACTGCTGGACGTGCCCTGCGGGCCCGCCCGGGCCGGCCCCTTTTACGCCGTATATGTGAATGACGGCCTGACTCTCGACTTCGTCGAAACCGAAGACTCCTTCCCGGTGGAACACTTCTGCTTCCGCGTGGACGAGGACGACTTCGACCGCATTCTCGGCAGGATCCAGGCCGCCGGCATCGACTATCGCAGCGCCGTACGCGGCCCCACCGACTGGCGGATCAACACCGACTACGGTGGCCGCCAGATCTACTGGAACGTGCCCGACGGGCATCAATGGGAAATACTCACCGTCAGCTACGCCCGCCGGGGCGGCTAAGGAGTTCTCCATGCTGCAAACCTATCGCGGCAGCTGCCACTGCGGCGCTGTCCGTTTCGAAGCCGACCTCGACCTGACCCAGCCGACCTTCCGCTGCAACTGTTCCATCTGCCGCCGCACCCGTTTCTGGGCCGCGGTCGCCAGGGCGGACGGCTTCCGCCTGCTGTCCGGCAAGTCGGAACTCACCCGTTACGTCTTCAACTCGATGAAGAACGAACACTTCTTCTGCCGCCATTGCGGCGTGCGCGCTTTCGGCGTGGGCAACGACACGCCTATCGGCAAGATGTACGGTGTCAATCTCGGTTGCCTGGACGATGTCTCGGACGAGCAGCTCGCGACAGTCCCGATCACTTATGTCGACGGCCTGGAAGATCGCTGGCAGCAGGCGCCGGAGTTCTGGCGGCACCTGTAGCGCCGGGTGCCACTCCCGGACGGGGACCGTGCGGCGTCACCGGCATCGCGGCAGTCTTCGACATGCCGGGCGGACGCGCGCGCCACTGACCATGCCACCGCAGATCGCCGCCGGCTGCCGCAAGCCGAGATTTACGGGAATGCCGCCAGAGTGGAAAATCCGGTCCTGACCCGCGGGCCGACGCGTCATTCGCCACCGTCCCCGCCGCCTGCACACCCAACATAACGATCCGATGCGCACCCTTACTCCGCAGCAGGCCCTGCTGCTCTCGCTGGCCGCGGCCGTCAGCACCATAGGCATGAAGACCGCCGCCTGGTGGCTCACCGGCTCGGTCGGTTACCTTTCCGACGCGCTGGAATCGCTGGTCAACCTCGCCGGAGCCGGCTTTGCGCTGGTGATGGTGTCCTACGCACAGGAACCGGCGGATTCGCGCCACCCCTACGGCCACGGCAAGGCCGAGTATTTTTCCGCAGCCTTCGAAGGCGGGCTGATCTTCCTGGCCTCCGTCGCCATCCTGTACACCGCCGGCGAACGCCTGCTCAATCCGCAGCCCCTCGGCGAACTCGGCATCGGCACCGCGCTGTCGGTCGGCGCCAGCCTGATCAACTTCCTGGTGGCGCGCGTGCTGTTCCAGGTTGGAAAGGCGAACCGCTCGGTCGCGCTGGAGGCCGATGCCCGCCATCTGATGACCGACGTATGGACCACCGCCGGGGTCGTCATCGGCGTCGCGATCGCCGGCTTCACCGGCCTGACCTGGCTCGACCCGGTGATCGCCGCCGCGGTGGCGCTCAACATCCTGCGCGAAGGCTGGCAGCTGATGCATCGCTCGGTGGACGGCCTGATGGACGGCGCCCAGAGCGAGGAGGAGATCGCCGCCATCGAGACGGTGCTGCAGTCCTTCGCCGCCGAGGGCTGCCGCCACGCCAATCTCACGACCCGCGTTGCCGGCGCCCAGCGCTTTGCCGAAGTGGACATCCGCGTGCCGGGCGACTGGAGCGTCACCCGCGCCCATGCGCTGGCGGACGCCGTCGAACGCATGGTCGAGCAGCAGACCCGCACGCGCCTCAAGACGCATATCGAGCCGATCTGAGGTCTCAGCGCGGCGCATCGATCAGCGCGTCGACCTCCTCGTCCGAAAGGCCGGCGCCGTCGCACAGCGCGTAGCCCTTGTGGACACTCACCAGGTAGGGCAAGCGGATGAAGAAGACATTCATCGGCCGCAACTCCTCCACCACCAGCGCCTCGACCCGCCGCTCTCGATAGGCGGTCTGGCAGACGCGCGCCGCCACCTCGCGCCACTGGCCCGCGACCGCGTCCTGGTTGGTCCAGGGAGCAACGTTGGACTTGATCACGATGTAATGCAGACCCGGCCGCAGCACCTCGTGGAACACCCCGCCGCCCATCGCGCTCGGACCGCTGCCGAGATCGTGGGTCGAGGTGCAAGCAGCCGCCAGCGCGCACGCCACGGCAATCCGGCCCTTCATGGCGCCGCCGGCCGCAGTGCCGCATTGTCGGCTTGCATCATGCGGGGCGCGAAATCGACGACGCTGTCGCCGGCCTGCGCTTCGCCACGCGCCTTCACCACGGCGAGATCGTCGGCGAGCCGGTTCGACACGGTGAAAAAGGCGCCCTGCACTTCCGGCACCCTGTGCGCATCCCGTCCCATCCGCAGATGGCTGACGAAGCGGCCCAGGTAGGCGAGCCCGCCAGCCTCCACACGGAACGGCACCGCACCGGCATCCGCCTCGTAGAAGTGCGCGGCCCAACCGCCCATGGGCGCGTTCCCGACCATGATGCTGACCAGCTCGTAATCGCCCGCCGGCAGGGTGGCGACGAAGACCGTGCCGTGCGCCGTCGCATCGCGAAAATCCACCGGGGTACGGTACACGAGCGACAGCACCGCACCCATCACGCCCACCGGCGAATAGAACAGGAACTCCCCCTGTCGGCGGGTTCTATCGGCCGATGCCGGACGAAACTGGATGCTGCTGAAATCGACGGTGGGCGCATCGCTCGACACACCGATGCTGCCGAAGACGCGTCCCACGCCCGGACTGCCCGCCGCCACGGTCGCGGGCGGCAGCTGGACGTTGCCGACGCAACCAGCCAGCACGCTGGCAAGGCAGCTCGTCAACAGACTGTGGCGGCGCATCGCGTCCGGCCTCGCCGCCTGCTGCCTGCGCCAGACACCGCCGCGGGCAGTGTGGCGCGCTCGTGTATGCCCATCGGCCGCTCTCCGCAGTGAGATGGAAATCATCATCCCACCGCTCGCCGACAGCCGGTTTGACGGCGCTCAATCCGCCTTGCCGCGAGCGGACCGACGCCGGTGCCGGCCCCCTCAGCCCGTCCCGAGCGCCGCCATCGCCTTCTCGGGCGATCCTTCCAGCCCGGCGGAGCCGGCGCCGGTCTTCATCGCCGTCGCCATGGTGAACATGTGCTCGATCGAGGTGCAGTCGTGGTAACCCAGCCGCGCCGGCGGACGGACCTTGAGGATGTCGATGCGGCCTTCCGGGGTCAGCGCCCAGTCGGCGATGTGCACCGCGATCACCTTGCCGAACACCACGTCCACCGCACCCATGGCGCCGTTGCCCGGCAGGCGCAGCGTGGTCATGTATTCGCATTCGAACTGGACCGGCGATTCCGCCACCCGCGGCGGGCGGATGCGGGTGGCGGCCGCCTTGGTCAGCCCCGCGACGGCGAACTCGTCCACCTCGGGCGGCAACTCTTCCGAACTGATGTTCACCGCCTCGTCCAGGTCATAGGTCGCCATGTTCCACACGAACTGGCCGGATTCCTCCGCATTCACGGTGGAATCCTTGCGCTTGCCCTTCGAGGTCTGTTCACTCCCGGATTTCCGGCTCGACCAGCAGGGCAAGTTGCGCCAGCGATTCCTGCCAGCCCAACGTGCACATTTCGACCGGAATCACTGCCGGAATACCCTCCTGCACGATGCCCAGCTCGGTGCCGCAGGACACCGGCTTCAACGTCACCGTGGTCTGCATGACGCCGGGCAGGTTGGGGTCGTCGAAACGGTCGGTGTAACGGATCAGCGAACCGGGTTCGAGCGCGAGGTATTCGCCGCCGAAGCTGTGGCTGTGTCCGGTGGTGAAGTTGGTGAAGGACATGCGGAAACTACCGCCGACACGGGCATCGAGTTGCTCCACATGCGCGGTGAAACCGTAAGGCGGCAGCCACTTTGCGAGGCCATCCGGATCGAGAAAGGCGCGGTAGATGCGCTCGGCCGGGGCGCGCAGGACACGATGGAAACGGACGGTACCGGTGTTCATGATGTGCTCTCCTTGCTGGGGTCTGGATTGCCGGGGAC encodes:
- a CDS encoding transporter, which translates into the protein MKRRGEVAVGRRQCASTLGRLGAAAALAVAAVGPAHAVDVDAGDYTALPAGTNLALVYYQQATRDALYASGKRVPIDAGLDSQVGILRGVHFTEIGGYIVDPQFLLPFGRLEGKDDLSPLGSASGVGDLILAATVWLVNRPDSGTYFGITPFLYLPTGEYDRKDALNLGENRWKFALQAGFITKLSENFTLDLVGDVTVYGDNDKFGAAGVTMKQDPAYQVQGFLRYHLSPGLDLRAGVSHSFGGETRVAGVDQHDRLETTKATLGSAWFVTPSVQLMFNYGRDLSVRSGLREDNRFNLRLLKVF
- a CDS encoding VOC family protein — its product is MTIQLDHVIVPSHTRDASARRLAELLDVPCGPARAGPFYAVYVNDGLTLDFVETEDSFPVEHFCFRVDEDDFDRILGRIQAAGIDYRSAVRGPTDWRINTDYGGRQIYWNVPDGHQWEILTVSYARRGG
- a CDS encoding flavin reductase family protein translates to MNAEESGQFVWNMATYDLDEAVNISSEELPPEVDEFAVAGLTKAAATRIRPPRVAESPVQFECEYMTTLRLPGNGAMGAVDVVFGKVIAVHIADWALTPEGRIDILKVRPPARLGYHDCTSIEHMFTMATAMKTGAGSAGLEGSPEKAMAALGTG
- a CDS encoding GFA family protein, producing the protein MLQTYRGSCHCGAVRFEADLDLTQPTFRCNCSICRRTRFWAAVARADGFRLLSGKSELTRYVFNSMKNEHFFCRHCGVRAFGVGNDTPIGKMYGVNLGCLDDVSDEQLATVPITYVDGLEDRWQQAPEFWRHL
- a CDS encoding SRPBCC family protein — translated: MNTGTVRFHRVLRAPAERIYRAFLDPDGLAKWLPPYGFTAHVEQLDARVGGSFRMSFTNFTTGHSHSFGGEYLALEPGSLIRYTDRFDDPNLPGVMQTTVTLKPVSCGTELGIVQEGIPAVIPVEMCTLGWQESLAQLALLVEPEIRE
- a CDS encoding GGDEF domain-containing protein, which translates into the protein MMLKRISHSLLTRLICFGLLLVVLGGSARFYFQAKFLREDLTQLVSAQQLAFAEAVAQDIDFKLQDRLRLLNRLSATLPQRLLDQPEALQSWLAERYQLNPVFSLGIIVADSAGRVLAEYPPFPGRLGASIADNPDFIRAVGGQGGIGRPQFGIFTKQPLLPIGAPLSGRDGRVRAVLIGLTELSAPDFLDRISAGRIGETGGFLLVSPADQLFVAAGRPDMIMKPTPPGGVNPLHDRAMKGFRGSGITTNAQGVEEVSAIASVPTTGWFVVARLPTAEAFAPVRRAQQVVIRHSFTAMLIVLLVAGFIIRRMLGPLHRAAHLADRMTHGEIPLAPLPVVRDDEVGHLTRAFNQLLSKLSRSQAELQRMAHHDELTGLPNRVLLADRMQQGLARARRKGTRIAVLYLDLDGFKPINDELGHEAGDLALQEVSQRLTGVLRQSDTLARVGGDEFVLLVTDLADGELDGVAELARRCIDTLSPPLLLKGSLRMLGVSIGIAFSEGEDDADRLLLAADEAMYAAKKDGRGRYTIAPMRADRPALASVLAVGAAAPSAVPEPQTSGN
- a CDS encoding cation diffusion facilitator family transporter yields the protein MRTLTPQQALLLSLAAAVSTIGMKTAAWWLTGSVGYLSDALESLVNLAGAGFALVMVSYAQEPADSRHPYGHGKAEYFSAAFEGGLIFLASVAILYTAGERLLNPQPLGELGIGTALSVGASLINFLVARVLFQVGKANRSVALEADARHLMTDVWTTAGVVIGVAIAGFTGLTWLDPVIAAAVALNILREGWQLMHRSVDGLMDGAQSEEEIAAIETVLQSFAAEGCRHANLTTRVAGAQRFAEVDIRVPGDWSVTRAHALADAVERMVEQQTRTRLKTHIEPI
- a CDS encoding sigma-54-dependent Fis family transcriptional regulator, with product MNHPSSDFDRSIQHARRLFREGREIPSPIVADAVQRSWLRSRDYGLDEDARIVFEPLSRTPLRNLEEEHRLLACHAEPEMRRLFAALGGADWIVACLEAQGHVIRALGGDRPELRGIATALRPGVNLNERVVGTNGPGCALAEQRVSVICGAEHFLEEIRKFSCVAVPIFHPDGRLAGALNASRNHDGRPLGIVEPLALAARAIENSMLAGIPSAHVLHLHYSAEMVLSGLAGLLAISAEGRLLGATPTARQLLGLEAASGQAVETLFAEPLGRLLDRLRHAGGRPEAVRCSNGIVLYARLEEPGGAVRSHAARTADAKAPATLRAMCIDSGSEPAIRQAERAFAWDLPILVNGETGTGKEMLARHLHDSGPRKRGPFVAINCSAIPAGLIESELFGYEGGAFTGARRTGMAGRIEQADGGTLFLDEIGDMPKELQARLLRVLQERSLTRLGGSRVQRVDCSLICATHRDLRTLVERGEFREDLYYRINGLRVELPPLRKRDDFDALVGHLMRAEAGGRPVPALSPGAAEMLRRRHWPGNIRELQQVLRLGMALAEHERIAPEHLPRDLLRPAPAERDDGVAPQTTLEHAELEAIRGALERNRRNLSATARELGIARATLYRKLRHFGLMTGDEHERTRR